A single genomic interval of Amblyomma americanum isolate KBUSLIRL-KWMA chromosome 11, ASM5285725v1, whole genome shotgun sequence harbors:
- the LOC144110921 gene encoding uncharacterized protein LOC144110921, whose product MPKKEEQGRPNETAEALNFASGLGPVPSPARTPPDLEPPRDIRMSSVPTAGASQVPIVSSQGQEETSTSSSPLPVLLSRTTQATPKSSPSDSNPPSPTPQYRDTGVSSSAPARTEPTPVGMCTGLKETPTVNCPGPLPVQEPAARPSTAPPLIGTATSPQTALPAVVGRSREPHQPQPQPQLQPQRQFVGWPHGNAERLYALHVPSLQDYAPQPQPQLQPQRQFVGWPHGNAERFYALHVPSLQDYAQQEMQPPYGRRRPGDNYSLSWDPHARVGNVLSEDNFYSGRPYGIQSPPRPPTIIHSAWQGPELQWTPTDASFVQLLPQREPPLSRQEPLSRRERPASPQGLSSQQDRQSLLHEDLLSEHEQPLLRSCRPQQQGMPRVELDAIRLNGRPYVVRNARRSADDPRAVIIECYAAL is encoded by the exons ATGCCCAAGAAAGAAGAGCAGGGCCGACCAAATGAGACAGCGGAAGCATTGAATTTCGCTAGCGGCCTGGGGCCGGTGCCTTCCCCTGCGAGGACACCGCCGGACTTGGAGCCTCCGAGAGACATCAGAATGTCATCGGTGCCCACGGCTGGAGCGTCGCAGGTGCCAATTGTCTCATCGCAGGGCCAGGAAGAGACGAGTACCTCAAGCTCGCCTCTGCCGGTACTGCTGTCACGGACGACGCAGGCGACGCCGAAGTCGTCTCCCTCGGATTCTAATCCACCGTCGCCGACGCCACAGTACAGGGACACAGGCGTCTCGAGCTCGGCTCCAGCTCGTACAGAGCCGACACCGGTGGGCATGTGCACCGGCCTCAAAGAAACTCCGACGGTCAACTGTCCAGGTCCCTTACCCGTGCAG GAACCAGCGGCAAGGCCCAGCACCGCCCCACCGCTGATCGGCACGGCCACGTCTCCACAGACGGCGCTTCCGGCGGTGGTCGGCCGTTCAAGAGAACCGCACCAGCCGCAGCCACAGCCGCAGCTGCAACCGCAGCGGCAGTTTGTGGGATGGCCTCATGGCAACGCGGAACGTCTCTACGCACTGCACGTACCATCGTTGCAGGACTACGCTCCGCAGCCACAGCCGCAGCTGCAACCGCAGCGGCAGTTTGTGGGATGGCCTCATGGCAACGCGGAACGTTTCTACGCACTGCACGTACCATCGTTGCAGGACTACGCTCAGCAAGAGATGCAGCCACCATACGGACGCCGAA GGCCGGGTGACAACTACAGCCTCAGCTGGGACCCACACGCCAGGGTCGGGAATGTACTTTCCGAGGACAACTTTTATTCGGGTCGTCCCTACGGCATTCAATCTCCGCCAAGACCGCCAACCATAATTCACTCGGCATGGCAAGGGCCAGAATTGCAATGGACACCGACGGACGCCAGCTTCGTACAGCTGTTGCCTCAAAGAGAACCACCGCTGAGTCGGCAGGAACCTCTGTCACGACGCGAGAGACCGGCTTCACCACAGGGACTGTCGTCACAACAGGATCGACAGTCACTACTGCACGAGGACCTGCTGTCAGAGCACGAACAGCCACTGCTGCGCAGTTGCCGCCCCCAACAACAGGGAATGCCACGGGTAGAGTTGGACGCGATTCGCCTGAATGGCAGGCCGTACGTAGTGCGGAATGCGAGGCGCTCCGCGGACGACCCTCGCGCAGTCATCATCGAGTGCTACGCAGCGCTCTAG